One region of Paenibacillus antri genomic DNA includes:
- a CDS encoding sensor histidine kinase: MSRGSEARGAAVARRLAGMSVRRQLFIAMAGMVVGMALVFSFISHVVQSDVLDVMVEAPRKERVASLSAAFEEAYAEGGGSWGPSSPDGGRSPADGAPSEALAAAASLLTPAESVALLSLRRDVRFVAGPVEARTVTDFGIRSVLFDADGQAIGFLYFYDDEVGELSRLRTGLLHSTRALLLFAVVVFTAIALAVAFWKARWLTQPLTTLLEAIDRLGSGDLDARAPVTRRGEFGRVAEAFNAMTERLQRTEEARRHLVADVAHELRTPLTILRGQLDAAQQRGEPLAPERLLPLQDELIRLTRLVDELHQLSLAEAKRLPLERKPTDLHALLGRVVERVAPDAEAKGVTVTLQRLTDDVVLSVDPHRLTQVFLNLFVNAVRYTPSGGFVKAYVDETTAGGVRSLRVTVSDTGPGIAPEQLPYIFDRFYRTDEARNRDGGGMGLGLAIVKEFVSAHGGAISVASEPGRGTVFAVTLPYEAPPEAE, from the coding sequence GTGAGCCGCGGAAGCGAAGCTCGAGGCGCGGCCGTGGCGCGGCGGTTGGCCGGCATGAGCGTGCGGCGGCAGCTGTTTATCGCGATGGCCGGGATGGTCGTCGGGATGGCGCTCGTGTTTTCGTTCATCTCCCACGTCGTCCAGAGCGACGTGCTGGACGTGATGGTGGAGGCGCCGCGCAAGGAGCGCGTCGCTTCGTTGTCCGCCGCGTTCGAAGAGGCGTACGCGGAAGGCGGCGGTTCCTGGGGGCCGTCGTCTCCGGACGGCGGCCGGAGCCCGGCGGACGGGGCTCCGTCGGAAGCGCTTGCCGCCGCCGCTTCCCTCCTTACCCCGGCGGAGAGCGTCGCGCTGCTGTCGCTTCGGCGCGACGTCCGGTTCGTGGCCGGCCCCGTCGAAGCGCGGACGGTGACCGACTTCGGCATTCGGTCGGTGCTGTTCGACGCGGACGGGCAGGCGATCGGCTTCTTATACTTCTACGACGATGAGGTCGGCGAATTGTCGCGGCTGCGCACGGGGCTGCTGCATTCCACGCGGGCGCTCCTGCTGTTCGCGGTCGTCGTCTTCACCGCGATCGCCCTCGCGGTCGCTTTCTGGAAGGCGCGATGGCTGACCCAGCCGCTGACTACGCTGCTTGAGGCGATCGATCGCCTCGGCTCGGGCGACCTGGACGCGCGCGCCCCGGTGACGCGGCGCGGCGAATTCGGCCGCGTCGCCGAGGCGTTCAACGCCATGACGGAGCGGCTGCAGCGCACCGAAGAGGCGCGCCGCCACCTCGTCGCCGACGTGGCGCACGAGCTGCGGACGCCGCTCACGATCCTGCGCGGGCAGCTCGACGCGGCGCAGCAGCGCGGGGAGCCGCTCGCGCCGGAGCGGCTGCTGCCGCTGCAGGACGAGCTGATCCGGCTGACGCGGCTCGTCGACGAGCTGCATCAGCTGTCGCTCGCGGAGGCGAAGCGGCTTCCGCTCGAGCGGAAGCCGACGGATTTGCACGCGCTGCTGGGCCGCGTGGTCGAGCGCGTCGCGCCCGACGCCGAGGCGAAGGGCGTGACGGTGACGCTGCAGCGGCTGACCGACGACGTCGTGCTGTCGGTCGATCCGCACCGGCTGACGCAGGTGTTTTTGAACTTGTTCGTCAACGCCGTCCGGTACACGCCTTCGGGCGGGTTCGTGAAGGCGTACGTCGACGAGACGACGGCCGGGGGCGTGCGCTCGCTGCGGGTGACGGTGTCGGATACCGGCCCCGGCATCGCGCCCGAGCAGCTGCCGTACATCTTCGACCGGTTCTACCGGACGGACGAAGCGCGCAACCGCGACGGGGGCGGCATGGGGCTCGGGCTCGCCATCGTGAAGGAGTTCGTGTCCGCCCACGGCGGCGCGATCTCCGTCGCGAGCGAGCCGGGACGCGGCACCGTCTTCGCGGTGACGCTGCCGTACGAGGCGCCGCCGGAAGCGGAGTAG
- a CDS encoding response regulator transcription factor: MAHTILIADDEPKVLDFMEPFLREEGFVVLTARTGREALRLARSAKPSLVVLDWMMPEMSGIDVCRELRRTERVGIIMVTAKTEETDKIVGLEVGADDYLTKPFSLRELAARIRSVLRRIEGPDAFGAAEETMERGELTISEAMCRVSKRGVDVPLTPTEFKLLLTLAARPGIVYSRLQLLSSAFPDDFLNDERTVDAHISHLRKKLEDDPSKPTYIQTVYGFGYRFGGERS; encoded by the coding sequence ATGGCCCATACGATATTGATCGCGGACGACGAGCCGAAGGTGCTCGATTTCATGGAGCCGTTCCTTCGGGAGGAAGGCTTCGTCGTGCTGACGGCCCGGACCGGGCGCGAGGCGCTGCGGCTGGCGCGATCGGCGAAGCCGTCGCTCGTCGTGCTCGACTGGATGATGCCGGAGATGAGCGGGATCGACGTGTGCCGGGAGCTGCGGCGGACGGAGCGCGTCGGCATTATTATGGTGACGGCGAAGACGGAGGAGACGGACAAGATCGTCGGGCTCGAGGTGGGGGCGGACGATTATTTGACGAAGCCGTTTTCGCTGCGGGAGCTGGCGGCCCGCATCCGCTCGGTGCTGCGGCGCATCGAGGGGCCGGACGCGTTCGGCGCCGCCGAGGAGACGATGGAACGCGGCGAGCTGACCATCTCCGAGGCGATGTGCCGGGTGTCGAAGCGCGGCGTCGACGTGCCGCTCACGCCGACGGAGTTCAAGCTGCTGCTGACGCTCGCCGCGCGGCCGGGCATCGTGTACAGCCGGCTGCAGCTGCTTTCGAGCGCGTTCCCCGACGACTTCCTGAACGACGAACGGACGGTGGACGCTCATATCAGCCATCTGCGGAAGAAGCTCGAGGACGATCCGTCGAAGCCGACGTACATTCAGACGGTGTACGGGTTCGGCTACCGGTTCGGCGGGGAGCGGTCGTGA
- a CDS encoding DUF6220 domain-containing protein has translation MQTDNQGAPVPEKGRGSRIAFAVFASVFAVCVGVQVLLAGLATFVDAMNWARHTSFIHFVEFIPLIMLALAFTGKLPARMRWQSFGLFFMIILMYFTANVAAVMPVVAAFHPVIALAIFALAQKLVPESWRLARA, from the coding sequence ATGCAAACCGATAACCAAGGCGCACCCGTCCCGGAAAAGGGCAGAGGCTCCCGCATCGCCTTCGCGGTATTCGCGTCCGTCTTCGCCGTCTGCGTCGGCGTCCAGGTGCTGCTCGCCGGGCTCGCGACGTTCGTCGACGCGATGAACTGGGCGCGCCACACGAGCTTCATCCACTTCGTCGAGTTCATCCCGCTGATCATGCTGGCGCTCGCCTTCACGGGCAAGCTGCCCGCGCGGATGCGGTGGCAAAGCTTCGGCCTCTTCTTCATGATTATTCTGATGTACTTCACCGCCAACGTCGCCGCCGTCATGCCGGTCGTCGCGGCGTTCCATCCCGTCATCGCGCTGGCCATATTCGCGCTGGCGCAAAAATTAGTGCCCGAATCGTGGCGGCTCGCCCGCGCATAA
- a CDS encoding helix-turn-helix transcriptional regulator, whose protein sequence is MATTDFLQFKAPPLPHYIVGGERTYPVGKVHPAAAKLGIFKMIVVVRGKIALAEGDKEFRATKGHALILRPDRNYTPLEPARRETQYFWVHFQTTGVWSGATDEEAGPGGARLYPYDEIIPRQELTQRRVQHFTLVVPQFCKLTFPTKTYRNIKHLIDLNRHHKPSLMWQQQTIFQEVLHDLHGEQQYRATSSSIALAEKTAQFLRERFREPIHYREIGEGLNFHPTYVARCMQQVFGVTPLEYLTMYRVEQAKLMLINTDAPVSRIAEDVGFSHFSYFTQCFAKTEGITPSEYRKKHRL, encoded by the coding sequence GTGGCGACTACGGATTTCCTACAGTTTAAGGCCCCGCCGCTTCCGCATTACATCGTCGGCGGGGAGCGGACGTACCCGGTCGGCAAGGTGCATCCGGCTGCGGCGAAGCTCGGCATTTTCAAGATGATCGTGGTCGTTCGAGGGAAGATCGCGCTCGCGGAGGGCGATAAGGAGTTCCGCGCGACGAAGGGGCATGCGCTTATTTTGCGGCCCGACCGGAACTATACGCCGCTCGAGCCGGCGAGGCGGGAGACGCAATATTTTTGGGTGCATTTCCAGACGACGGGGGTGTGGAGCGGCGCGACGGACGAGGAAGCGGGCCCCGGCGGGGCGCGGCTGTATCCGTACGACGAAATCATTCCGCGCCAGGAGCTGACGCAGCGCCGGGTGCAGCACTTCACGCTCGTGGTGCCGCAGTTCTGCAAGCTGACGTTCCCGACGAAGACGTACCGGAACATCAAGCACTTGATCGATCTGAACCGCCACCACAAGCCTTCGCTCATGTGGCAGCAGCAGACGATCTTCCAGGAGGTGCTGCACGACTTGCACGGCGAGCAGCAGTATCGCGCGACGTCGTCGTCGATCGCCCTCGCGGAAAAAACCGCTCAGTTTTTACGCGAGCGGTTTCGAGAGCCGATTCATTATCGGGAGATCGGGGAAGGACTCAATTTTCATCCGACGTACGTGGCCCGCTGCATGCAGCAGGTGTTCGGCGTGACGCCGCTCGAGTACTTAACGATGTACCGCGTCGAGCAGGCGAAGCTGATGCTGATCAACACGGACGCGCCGGTAAGCCGCATCGCCGAGGACGTCGGATTTTCGCATTTCTCGTATTTCACGCAGTGCTTCGCGAAGACGGAGGGCATCACGCCGAGCGAGTATCGAAAGAAGCATCGCTTATAG
- a CDS encoding ABC transporter ATP-binding protein has protein sequence MGRKTIFREHIVRHRWSYLIGFALVTVSSLLQLLIPALMGRFTDSLEEGALGPARIAAFALGIAAVAFGTALFRSISRISMFRLARVLEKRVRNDLFKHWERLPVQYYNNQRVGDLMAHGVSDVGVMREVTMGAYYQVAEAVVLIGVTVGAMALSISPLLTLLTLLPLPLLTFMAYRFHNKVMRQSEDVQSAIGDMTSRVQEFVAGVRVVKAYVQEKAETAKFEASNAQAVHTNREFVKTNSLFNGASQGIVGVSFLISVIVGGVMVLEGGITLGEFVAFNTYLTLIIGPIESIGKVMNTLQKGSASEKRLLEILNTTPEVTDGPDTNESIARIGGEIAFRGLTFKYPGAKRPALRDITLHVPRGSSLAIVGKVGSGKSTLVSLLVRMYNPPIGTLYVDGNDILTVPLKTLRENVGFVPQDGFLFSSTIKDNISFDPKPHSMDEVEEAARLAQVYDNIVEFPGGFETALGERGLSLSGGQRQRVSIARAIIKKPSILVFDDSLSAVDTETEDRILAGLDRVMKGRTTIIIGHRISSVRRADQIIVLDQGRIVERGDHDALVRLGGIYADMYHKQLLDDEARRTDSREEASNG, from the coding sequence TTGGGCAGGAAGACGATTTTTCGGGAGCATATCGTTCGGCATCGGTGGTCGTATTTGATCGGCTTCGCGCTCGTTACCGTCTCGTCCTTGCTGCAGCTGCTCATCCCGGCGCTCATGGGACGGTTCACCGACAGCCTCGAGGAAGGGGCGCTCGGCCCGGCGCGCATCGCGGCGTTCGCGCTCGGCATCGCCGCGGTCGCCTTCGGGACGGCGTTGTTCCGCTCGATCAGCCGGATCTCGATGTTCCGGCTTGCCCGGGTGCTGGAGAAACGGGTGCGCAACGATCTGTTCAAGCATTGGGAGCGCCTACCCGTGCAGTATTACAACAATCAGCGGGTCGGCGACCTGATGGCGCACGGCGTCAGCGACGTCGGCGTCATGCGCGAGGTGACGATGGGCGCCTACTACCAGGTGGCGGAGGCAGTCGTGCTGATCGGCGTAACCGTCGGGGCGATGGCGCTCAGCATCTCGCCGCTGCTGACGCTGTTGACGCTGCTGCCCTTGCCGCTGCTCACGTTCATGGCGTATCGGTTCCACAACAAGGTTATGCGTCAGTCCGAGGACGTGCAGAGCGCGATCGGCGACATGACGAGCCGCGTGCAGGAATTCGTCGCCGGCGTCCGCGTCGTCAAGGCGTACGTGCAGGAGAAGGCGGAGACGGCGAAGTTCGAAGCGTCCAACGCGCAAGCCGTGCACACGAACCGGGAGTTCGTGAAGACGAACTCGCTGTTCAACGGCGCGAGCCAAGGCATCGTCGGCGTCTCGTTCCTCATCTCCGTCATCGTCGGCGGCGTCATGGTGCTCGAAGGCGGAATCACGCTCGGCGAATTCGTCGCCTTCAACACGTACTTAACGCTCATCATCGGCCCGATCGAGAGCATCGGCAAGGTGATGAACACGCTGCAGAAGGGCTCCGCCTCGGAGAAGCGGCTGCTCGAAATTCTCAATACGACGCCGGAGGTCACCGACGGGCCGGACACGAACGAGTCGATCGCGCGGATCGGCGGGGAGATCGCGTTCCGCGGCTTAACGTTCAAGTACCCCGGCGCGAAGCGGCCGGCGCTGCGCGACATTACGCTCCACGTGCCGCGCGGCAGCTCGCTCGCCATCGTCGGCAAGGTCGGCAGCGGGAAGAGCACGCTCGTCTCCCTGCTTGTCCGCATGTATAACCCGCCGATCGGCACGCTGTACGTCGACGGCAACGACATCCTGACCGTGCCGCTCAAGACGCTGCGGGAGAACGTCGGCTTCGTGCCGCAGGACGGCTTCTTGTTCTCCTCGACGATCAAGGACAATATCAGCTTCGACCCGAAGCCGCATTCGATGGACGAAGTCGAGGAGGCGGCCCGGCTCGCGCAGGTGTATGACAACATCGTCGAGTTTCCGGGCGGCTTCGAGACGGCGCTCGGCGAGCGGGGGCTGTCGCTCTCCGGCGGGCAGCGTCAGCGCGTCAGCATCGCGCGCGCGATCATCAAGAAACCGTCGATCCTCGTCTTCGACGACAGCTTGTCGGCGGTCGACACCGAGACGGAGGACCGGATTCTCGCCGGCCTCGACCGCGTCATGAAGGGCCGCACGACGATCATCATCGGCCACCGCATCTCGTCGGTGCGCCGC